A DNA window from Setaria viridis chromosome 2, Setaria_viridis_v4.0, whole genome shotgun sequence contains the following coding sequences:
- the LOC117845319 gene encoding transcription factor bHLH30, which yields MVPVGSDEADMAAMDAECSPPAAAATRSGPSRSHSEAERKRRQRINAHLATLRTLLPAASRMDKAALLGEVVRHVRELRGEADAAAAGAAVAVPGEGDEVGVEEGQHCCCHGAGERAATTRRVRAWVCCADRPGLMSELGRAVRSVSARAVRAEIATVGGRTRSVLELDVGEGASSSRPALQAALRAVLLSREDLLAAECYKRQRFSAHLARV from the exons ATGGTGCCTGTCGGGAGCGACGAAGCGGACATGGCGGCGATGGACGCGGagtgctcgccgccggcagcggcggcgacgcgcagCGGGCCGAGCAGGAGCCACAGCGAGGCGGAGAGGAAGCGGCGGCAGCGCATCAACGCCCACCTCGCCACGCTCCGCACCCTCCTGCCCGCGGCATCCAGG ATGGACAAGGCGGCGCTGCTGGGGGAGGTGGTGCGGCACGTGCGGGAGCTGCGGGGCGAggcggacgccgcggcggcgggagcggccgtGGCTGTCCCGGGGGAAGGCGACGAGGTCGGCGTCGAGGAGGGCCAGCACTGCTGCTGCCACGGTGCCGGGGAGAGGGCCGCCACCACCAGGCGCGTCAGGGCGTGGGTGTGTTGCGCCGACCGCCCGGGGCTCATGTCCGAGCTCGGCCGCGCCGTGCGGTCCGTCAGCGCGAGGGCGGTGCGCGCGGAGATCGCCACCGTCGGCGGACGGACGCGGAGCGTCCTGGAGCTGGACGTCGGCGagggcgcgtcgtcgtcgcggcCGGCGCTGCAGGCGGCGCTCCGGGCCGTGCTGCTCAGCCGGGAGGATCTGCTCGCCGCCGAGTGCTACAAGCGGCAGCGCTTCTCGGCGCACCTCGCCAGGGTTTAG
- the LOC117845318 gene encoding beta carbonic anhydrase 5, chloroplastic isoform X2 yields the protein MLPRSLGSAARRLGLAAASTRACASSASAARPLCWPSDGEEAGHDGPPPTPHGPEPEERRRPRRGEHRRDFSFITMASRDHSGLTRQLLDFQHDTVDAVGAEHDPFMELKARFMDFKQRNYVENFSNYQSLAEQQTPKFMVVACADSRVCPTGILGFQPGEAFTVRNIANLVPPYEHGGSETSAALEFAVNTLQVENVLVVGHSRCGGIQALMSMKDDSTSGSFIKNWVSISKSARLSTKAAAGNLSFEMQCKHCEKESINSSLLNLLTYPWIKKRVNEGTLNLHGGYYNFIDCTFEKWTLVYREGLEGGSKYAIKNRSTWS from the exons ATGCTTCCGAGGTCCTTGGGATCAGCGGCGCGGCGCCTGGGCCTGGCCGCGGCTTCCACGCGCGCGTGCGCGTCCTCGGCTTCCGCGGCGCGCCCGCTGTGCTGGCCGTCCGACGGCGAGGAAGCCGGGCACGATGGGCCTCCTCCGACGCCGCAcgggccggagccggaggagcggcggcggcctcgccgcggAGAGCATCG GAGAGATTTCTCATTTATCACAATGGCCTCGAGAGATCATTCTGGCTTGACCCGACAACTTCTAGATTTTCAACATGATACAGTAGATGCGGTAGGTGCAGAACATGATCCATTCATGGAGTTGAAAGCAAGGTTCATGGACTTCAAACAGCGAAACTATGT GGAAAACTTTTCAAATTACCAAAGTCTGGCTGAACAGCAAACACCAAAG TTCATGGTGGTTGCTTGTGCTGACTCCAGGGTCTGCCCTACCGGTATTTTGGGGTTTCAGCCTGGGGAAGCATTTACAGTTCGTAATATAGCAAATTTGGTACCACCATATGAG CATGGTGGTTCAGAGACTAGTGCTGCACTAGAGTTTGCTGTCAATACACTCCAG GTAGAAAATGTTTTGGTGGTAGGTCACAGCCGATGCGGTGGCATCCAGGCACTAATGAGTATGAAAGATGATTCAACCTCTGG AAGCTTTATTAAAAATTGGGTTTCAATTAGTAAGAGCGCAAGGTTAAGCACGAAAGCTGCAGCTGGAAATTTGAGTTTTGAAATGCAGTGCAAACATTGTGAAAAG gAATCTATTAATAGCTCTCTTTTGAACTTGTTAACATACCCATGGATAAAGAAAAGGGTGAATGAAGGTACTCTGAACCTTCATGGAGGCTACTACAACTTTATTGATTGCACATTTGAAAAATGGACATTAGTGTACCGTGAAGGGCTAGAAGGTGGAAGCAAGTATGCTATAAAGAACAGGTCCACTTGGTCTTGA
- the LOC117845318 gene encoding beta carbonic anhydrase 5, chloroplastic isoform X1, whose amino-acid sequence MANGLLLRGASPCLRPAAAATAGSSADPVRGHGAVAIGDSGPRGVALRVRGSSRRDFSFITMASRDHSGLTRQLLDFQHDTVDAVGAEHDPFMELKARFMDFKQRNYVENFSNYQSLAEQQTPKFMVVACADSRVCPTGILGFQPGEAFTVRNIANLVPPYEHGGSETSAALEFAVNTLQVENVLVVGHSRCGGIQALMSMKDDSTSGSFIKNWVSISKSARLSTKAAAGNLSFEMQCKHCEKESINSSLLNLLTYPWIKKRVNEGTLNLHGGYYNFIDCTFEKWTLVYREGLEGGSKYAIKNRSTWS is encoded by the exons ATGGCtaacggcctcctcctccgcggcgcctCCCCgtgcctccgccccgccgccgcggcgaccgccGGCTCCTCCGCTGACCCCGTTCGGGGCCATGGCGCGGTGGCG ATCGGTGATTCGGGGCCGCGCGGTGTTGCTCTGAGGGTGAGAGGATCTAGCCG GAGAGATTTCTCATTTATCACAATGGCCTCGAGAGATCATTCTGGCTTGACCCGACAACTTCTAGATTTTCAACATGATACAGTAGATGCGGTAGGTGCAGAACATGATCCATTCATGGAGTTGAAAGCAAGGTTCATGGACTTCAAACAGCGAAACTATGT GGAAAACTTTTCAAATTACCAAAGTCTGGCTGAACAGCAAACACCAAAG TTCATGGTGGTTGCTTGTGCTGACTCCAGGGTCTGCCCTACCGGTATTTTGGGGTTTCAGCCTGGGGAAGCATTTACAGTTCGTAATATAGCAAATTTGGTACCACCATATGAG CATGGTGGTTCAGAGACTAGTGCTGCACTAGAGTTTGCTGTCAATACACTCCAG GTAGAAAATGTTTTGGTGGTAGGTCACAGCCGATGCGGTGGCATCCAGGCACTAATGAGTATGAAAGATGATTCAACCTCTGG AAGCTTTATTAAAAATTGGGTTTCAATTAGTAAGAGCGCAAGGTTAAGCACGAAAGCTGCAGCTGGAAATTTGAGTTTTGAAATGCAGTGCAAACATTGTGAAAAG gAATCTATTAATAGCTCTCTTTTGAACTTGTTAACATACCCATGGATAAAGAAAAGGGTGAATGAAGGTACTCTGAACCTTCATGGAGGCTACTACAACTTTATTGATTGCACATTTGAAAAATGGACATTAGTGTACCGTGAAGGGCTAGAAGGTGGAAGCAAGTATGCTATAAAGAACAGGTCCACTTGGTCTTGA